One part of the Oncorhynchus kisutch isolate 150728-3 linkage group LG22, Okis_V2, whole genome shotgun sequence genome encodes these proteins:
- the LOC109867239 gene encoding uncharacterized protein LOC109867239 isoform X1 — translation MESDNGAVREGVLVPVLPGSKKFDNSIRPPLQNSYMYKESKQSFRYNSAFLINNATLQERYEAFRTKRRDMGYTEEEMEESYGFLLFDDENKANRVGETGVVPGHSTCTTLGDPSKGVYVSKYSDCLDLNRWYHGKSGYITIIRLTKGRVREVTENYTVNYTSPSNGFDCHVSEQLSSVSANTSSFLAFERTQYYMYELPVGGAVQPPSHVCPFAIVAFSYWDTKTPASEEKEKSEEEKTVFHYYPWRGQLQISSQIYHVGLKSSTGPLIPAKLPTMMSVDGAIQMSDLRQKLPKAIFETCFSGEVSLEGMGCSLYELSPSEAEDTSLSQLTQGLKEKDLALTIQLNDNGFLILLHSSHFLTYEDTGSSKPEVLQGMFVFPDSRAIHRDTKVCWKKPFLSPECLQVVPALNYAETEVEKCLPSPSGELRGLLEQHIQSYASLIHPGLTISPSREASIFPDQFDVPDALKYLYSAPKWTEMGWKRLKSYFHQPGSFELSVSRATELLVAGREERGDEPDDDVYYCLSSPEGSPMSPASLGGPEEQQSGGKSPGDTADTAADFSKALAVSMEDFEKPGKTMEDSNAPDKAVKEGNNLLLKEVQERLPSDLSKPLIPAEDFAKPDLNKAHSKAPGTTLPPKEVQEELTSDLSQPSVSADDSEKPGKTKADCNAPGVRTEDEGTSLIPEEVEVDVQEKVHSDLLEPAVSAEDLRKADLAALGKADCNAPEVGVANEETNFYLKEVQKDMPSGVSQLPVSAEVLRKADLAALGKADCNAPEVGVANEETNLYLKEVQKDMPSGVSQPPVSAEVLRKADLAALGKADCNAPEVGVAKEETNLYLKEVQKDMPSGVSQPPVSAEVLRKPSPALATKPNSKAPEAGVEDNMKTLPQKEVQEEVPSDLSQLAVSAKAFGIASMRVMKKATEVTEVSTSPASGDLPTVLVITATERTATVLPHNESTTNNSSSLPCAKVQDKGGSALNGQRGKANQPSKPTEVSHSSISDWRKRPRKRHRFSGLCKRILRSTVADFEEKEKEDMESMDSSEVHLLKKRKEMMDLIKVNPLQKEERMDVTQVHPLKMPRELMNLIQDLPLKKKEKMDVTQVHPLKMPRELMNLIQDLPLKKKEKMDVTQVHPLKMPRELMNLIQDPQLKKKEKMDVTQVHPLKMPRELMNLIQDPPLKKKEKIDVTQVHPLKMPRELMNLIQDPPLKMKSKDLIHYHPLRNKESMDLIHDDHPLKKKTERWDLKAIISECGRIFVPHGSEVIAKDIESLKVKGKVLDHKQCADEMMVEACIKVPQPIETGNGPNLELNKSDENKDLPIGMLDSKDSLHEVKMADVGKMASLNPSELLLNKDTDSPSSGKHKKKRQYVAISLSQLKTVLSRGGKRNKPINPAPEDQTSPVNKKSKADTPGMDEMENVHINKANPDRTTGAVEVAKEQTFGLDPKFALALGLTPTELNNDAHKSPEKSDIALKKDIQSRLDLVPPQATSDQTSEALPSSPSTTVILASQRRPFKKKHEHADSIRKKWWLHYRSPAALERETVAISSQLVTLDPDVSRVVSRGRPCEGASAVSCPPAESLTLLADLARSTSNDKVLEQQSDPKALEKQDDHPSLVISDNSVKDGISPHDPDGEREFVLPALLKHPSAARLKLPPQSPSPKGLVVGSGERVVLVSQEHSYSLPPSSLLLGLSGSIVQVPISEGLQQHRKDIFADGTQTLRAVLCQQKDQNRKEPGLARESLSKGIGCRQKFHRFRRFIEKDGSVQVTRLWKENYNFNSDSKFTNDPKDKTVIRALHGPWDFDITDTKEQVQLIIHMWIGLFYSRSTARFCQADSSLTCLEKKESIEVAHGMVPAQIPPGTKTSSPAYIALSRIPEPDVLDLSKMGKKKAQPLSLEAEVLDLSMKTTSTVLDSLDTESKRRIDLKNHPSYLPASGLHKETISCPKQSTGVELKVYRDRVDSMMSEKSSDLGDDEDYETNNHENDSKGTLQNGVSPYERTLESDRSYILLCEQAASVYIHQEKLLETQTAQVLEGNNKKLLETQTAQVLEGNNKKLLETQTAQVLEGNNKKLLETQTAQVLEGNNKKLLQREEEMTGDGEPHAVCLKTMGSKDVNKEQQLKDNDSVKTMPCTEVQMDGDAANMADTVERNAKEARDGVHVVICDGSESKEEMHKVDHNVKDSVEAEKPEAVHAGKDTTNKKITKAQTAVHVGKDLIDNDKALKAVHSENVPRDYGNTKDQVQTAMQDGNDTRDETLPVVICGEDSGDKTPPVVCDGNTSVAETLPEISHTENDSQKATLAVVHGGNDLRDTTLPVKCNGKLYIDVEPTVVHDINGSTDEELPMGQGGDVSAGTSRVLPEMHGEIKCKDVLPTQVFPVCDGNMPFVGEFDTLIQPNNVLGVAKHEINEADVQTKEQEKELMQGQSKSDDVTTQSSTTFPPGSQHSQDETLERLTGQVEIPLIPREDIAHTDVLHLIGEASEMAQGQVEIPFIGVEIPFIGVEKNSQDINHTEVHDTPPSQKETLITVCDSANVLSGELLAKIFSKGTESVSRCPTVDEVLYGYIPIPDICSASLAICDADGVSKPLSTGEGYSRCPIPTEDEPPFVPGISYNHHTPNTVLLPNAKDTNSPNLDSGLALIENEKDHHEPSLSLYKARAATGLHNLHKSSNNNKPNNLEAIDNRFSQVLADPRKNPIATSTPLNTPSSSLKERSDYDPYSNTRLAAVEPDLHAHSSRHSLHSFSYSFPNTHCSLTEKAAFSVPSIHPEVLSNETTLTGNFSEIALERETCLRPDLSELILQSTRLSIPAGSGPTAASQNLSVHSFTQPQPNSQKPAMIVNVSKSEDSRGQYNWEEGQTDIDPMSSDVLKSKQTDTPVRSNTNAHPYNTQYATEMRQIAVLQDYEDVMADENVMGDDEDVMGENEAPSVDKDNIESSLENNWISDDKHLRSIFRLNKTRLDFINSLRQSQEWEQRKFDGVLDFNKQGTSSSVTIQSEESDKLLSHMEENQQEWLKYCRAKRSGSQMDMTKEEYSSVAKPRLVTVLDHKGNRITYENYPVLKPTASMHTRTVPESNRQGLSSFLEFSKRWDDTHNADESDLTQSSMDLETLIFSERMNQMLKHKGSSSSRYIRSRHRRSNVEERASTSSPAVTVHFSSLQEDQDGSEEHWEQIPSLAGQKIRVEMPERMAMPEETDGEPQHLKKLSCTKGSEMTHVKVSDLVVDSFRVYHAMMTEVCAGKKYPSRTERLKREDAKRNSSPKSRAPSKDKDFCGQMKEDMYDSLHDNLNSVVRQSCKNKFRFYILVTSSDPFFRETKELLEAEGHIAVEQSQFCLGKDSPLCPLHIILRNEDIAEHICEVPHLLELKKSQNVLFAGIDRPDDIVNLTHQELFSKGGFVVFEGAALHTLSLSNMKKMSGFLEGLSKKGKWKWLLHYRDSRKLKENARSSAEAQGKKIFMDICQEAGMVEVLPYHECDVISRERPNYLHCLVRLQVQNVSARLPVFITDTTADKAFAKHGIFTMNINSFLLISQSDTCTIS, via the exons ATGGAAAGCGATAATGGTGCCGTGAGAGAAG gtgtgttggtacctgtgctACCAGGTTCGAAAAAGTTCGACAACAGCATTCGGCCTCCACTGCAAAACTCGTACATGTACAAGGAGTCTAAGCAGTCTTTCAGATACAACTCTGCTTTCTTGATAAACAATGCTACTCTGCAGGAACGG TATGAGGCTTTCAGAACAAAGAGAAGAGACATGGGATACACAGAGGAAGAAATGGAGGAGTCCTATGGCTTCTTGCTGTTTGACGACGAAAATAAG GCAAATAGAGTGGGAGAAACTGGTGTTGTCCCTGGACACAGCACATGTACCACACTTGGAGATCCTTCAAAGG GTGTGTACGTGTCCAAGTACTCGGACTGCCTGGACTTAAACCGCTGGTACCACGGGAAGTCTGGATACATCACCATCATCAGGCTCACCAAG GGCAGGGTCAGAGAAGTGACTGAGAACTACACAGTAAACTACACCTCTCCCTCTAATGGGTTTGACTGTCATGTATCAGAGCAGCTCAGTTCTGTGTCAGCCAAcaccagctccttcctggccttCGAGAGAACACAG TACTACATGTATGAGCTGCCTGTTGGAGGGGCAGTCCAGCCTCCCAGCCATGTCTGCCCATTCGCTATCGTGGCTTTCTCCTATTGGGATACCAAGACACCCGCatcagaggagaaggagaaaag TGAGGAAGAAAAAACAG TCTTTCACTACTATCCGTGGAGGGGCCAGCTCCAAATCAGCTCTCAGATCTACCATGTGGGTCTGAAGTCCAGCACAGGACCCCTAATCCCAGCTAAACT TCCAACAATGATGTCAGTTGACGGAGCAATTCAAATGTCAGATCTGAGGCAGAAATTACCGAAGGCTATATTTGAAACCTGTTTCTCCGGTGAAG TGTCTCTGGAAGGAATGGGTTGCAGTCTGTATGAGCTTTCACCCAGTGAGGCTgaagacacctctctctctcagctcacacAGGGCCTCAAGGAGAAAGACCTG GCCCTCACAATACAACTGAATGATAATGGTTTTCTTATACTGTTACATTCATCTCACTTCCTCACTTATGAAG ATACTGGGTCCAGTAAGCCAGAGGTATTGCAGGGGATGTTTGTGTTTCCAGACTCCAGAGCTAtacatagag ACACCAAGGTCTGCTGGAAGAAGCCCTTCCTCTCACCAGAGTGCCTCCAGGTGGTGCCTGCACTGAACTACGCAGAGACAGAGGTGGAAAAGTGCCTCCCTTCACCAAGCGGGGAGCTACGTGGTTTACTAGAGCAGCATATCCAGAGCTACGCTTCCCTCATCCACCCTGGGCTTACCATCAGTCCATCCAGGGAGGCCAGCATCTTCCCAGATCAGTTTGACGTTCCGGACGCCCTCAAATACCTATACTCCGCCCCCAAGTGGACTGAGATGGGATGGAAACGTCTCAAATCTTATTTCCACCAGCCTGGCTCCTTTGAGCTGTCGGTGTCCAGAGCCACGGAGCTTCTGGTGGCAGGGCGAGAGGAGCGAGGAGATGAGCCGGATGATGATGTCTACTACTGTCTGTCATCTCCAGAGGGGTCCCCCATGAGTCCTGCTAGTCTGGGTGGCCCAGAGGAGCAGCAGTCAGGGGGAAAGTCCCCAGGAGACACAGCTGACACAGCAGCAGACTTTAGTAAAGCACTTGCAGTGTCAATGGAGGACTTTGAGAAACCTGGTAAGACTATGGAAGACAGTAATGCACCAGACAAAGCAGTAAAGGAAGGGAATAACTTGCTTTTGAAGGAAGTGCAAGAAAGGTTGCCCTCTGATCTTAGCAAGCCTCTAATCCCTGCAGAGGATTTTGCGAAACCTGACTTGAACAAGGCACACAGTAAAGCACCAGGGACAACTTTGCCTCCAAAAGAGGTGCAGGAGGAGCTCACCTCTGATCTTTCTCAGCCTTCTGTGTCGGCAGATGACTCTGAAAAACCTGGGAAGACCAAGGCTGACTGTAATGCACCAGGGGTAAGAACAGAGGATGAAGGGACAAGTTTGATCCCAGAGGAGGTTGAAGTTGATGTACAAGAAAAGGTGCATTCTGATCTTTTAGAGCCTGCAGTCTCTGCAGAGGACTTGAGGAAAGCTGACCTGGCAGCATTGGGCAAGGCAGACTGCAACGCACCAGAGGTAGGAGTAGCAAATGAAGAGACTAACTTTTACCTGAAGGAGGTGCAAAAGGATATGCCCTCTGGTGTTTCACAGCTTCCAGTCTCTGCAGAGGTCTTGAGGAAAGCTGACCTGGCAGCATTGGGCAAGGCAGACTGCAACGCACCAGAGGTAGGAGTAGCAAATGAAGAGACTAACTTGTACCTGAAGGAGGTGCAAAAGGATATGCCCTCTGGTGTTTCACAGCCTCCAGTCTCTGCAGAGGTCTTGAGGAAAGCTGACCTGGCAGCATTGGGCAAGGCAGACTGCAACGCACCAGAGGTAGGAGTAGCGAAGGAAGAGACTAACTTGTACCTGAAGGAGGTGCAAAAGGATATGCCCTCTGGTGTTTCACAGCCTCCAGTCTCTGCAGAGGTCTTGAGGAAACCTAGTCCGGCCCTGGCGACCAAGCCCAACAGCAAGGCACCAGAGGCAGGCGTAGAGGATAATATGAAAACTTTGCCTCAGAAGGAGGTGCAAGAGGAGGTTCCCTCTGATCTTTCCCAGCTTGCAGTGTCGGCAAAGGCTTTTGGGATAGCCAGTATGAGAGTGATGAAAAAGGCTACAGAGGTGACAGAGGTTTCAACCTCACCTGCATCAGGTGACCTCCcaacagtgttagtcatcactgCCACTGAAAGAACTGCAACCGTTTTACCTCACAATGAGTCCACCACAAATAACTCCTCCAGTTTACCTTGCGCCAAAGTACAGGATAAGGGCGGGAGTGCTCTCAATGGACAACGTGGCAAGGCCAATCAGCCTTCAAAACCCACAGAGGTCAGTCATTCCTCTATATCTGATTGGAGGAAACGGCCAAGgaaacgtcatagatttagcggATTGTGTAAAAGGATCTTGAGGTCTACAGTGGCTGACTTtgaagagaaagaaaaagaggacATGGAAAGTATGGATTCAAGTGAAGTCCACCTATTGAAAAAGAGGAAGGAAATGATGGATTTAATTAAAGTTAACCCATTGCAAAAGGAGGAAAGGATGGATGTAACCCAAGTTCACCCATTGAAAATGCCAAGAGAACTGATGAATTTGATCCAAGATCTCCCATTGAAAAAGAAGGAAAAGATGGATGTAACCCAAGTTCATCCATTGAAAATGCCAAGAGAACTGATGAATTTGATCCAAGATCTCCCATTGAAAAAGAAGGAAAAGATGGATGTAACCCAAGTTCATCCATTGAAAATGCCAAGAGAACTGATGAATTTGATCCAAGATCCCCAATTGAAAAAGAAGGAAAAGATGGATGTAACCCAAGTTCACCCATTGAAAATGCCAAGAGAATTGATGAATTTGATCCAAGATCCCCCATTGAAAAAGAAGGAAAAGATTGATGTGACCCAAGTTCACCCATTGAAAATGCCAAGAGAATTGATGAATTTGATCCAAGATCCCCCATTGAAAATGAAAAGCAAGGATTTAATCCACTATCACCCATTGAGAAATAAAGAAAGTATggatttgattcatgatgaccATCCTTTGAAAAAGAAGACCGAACGATGGGACTTGAAGGCAATCATCTCCGAATGTGGTAGAATTTTTGTCCCTCACGGTTCAGAAGTTATCGCCAAGGATATAGAATCTTTGAAAGTTAAGGGGAAAGTGTTAGATCACAAACAATGTGCTGACGAGATGATGGTTGAAGCTTGTATCAAAGTCCCCCAACCCATAGAAACAGGAAATGGACCTAACCTAGAGTTGAACAAGTCAGATGAGAACAAAGATTTGCCCATAGGGATGTTAGACAGTAAAGACAGTCTGCATGAGGTCAAAATGGCTGATGTAGGCAAGATGGCCTCTCTGAATCCCTCAGAACTGCTCCTGAACAAAGACACGGATTCTCCTTCCTCAGGAAAACACAAAAAGAAGCGTCAATATGTCGCAATATCCCTCAGTCAACTAAAGACAGTCCTTtcaagagggggaaagagaaataAACCCATCAATCCTGCTCCAGAAGATCAAACATCACCCGTGAACAAGAAAAGCAAGGCTGATACTCCTGGCATGGATGAAATGGAAAATGTTCATATCAACAAAGCCAACCCAGACAGAACCACAGGTGCTGTTGAAGTTGCAAAGGAACAGACATTTGGCCTAGACCCAAAGTTTGCACTAGCATTAGGCTTGACTCCTACGGAGTTGAATAATGATGCACACAAATCTCCAGAAAAAAGTGATATTGCATTAAAGAAAGACATTCAGAGCAGACTGGACCTGGTCCCACCTCAAGCCACATCTGACCAAACGTCTGAGGCTTTGCCTAGCTCACCTTCAACAACAGTCATCTTGGCGAGTCAGAGGAGACCATTCAAAAAGAAACACGAGCACGCAGACTCCATTAGGAAAAAAT GGTGGTTGCATTATCGCTCACCAGCTGCTTTAGAAAGGGAGACAGTAGCTATATCCTCCCAACTAGTGACACTTGACCCGGATGTCAGCCGTGTTGTCAGTAGGGGTAGGCCCTGCGAAGGTGCCAGCGCTGTATCGTGCCCACCTGCAGAGTCTCTGACCCTATTGGCCGATTTGGCTCGCAGTACCAGTAATGACAAGGTACTGGAACAACAGTCAGACCCAAAGGCTCTTGAGAAACAAGATGACCACCCAAGTTTGGTGATAAGTGACAACAGTGTCAAAGATGGCATCTCTCCTCATGATCCAGATGGTGAGCGAGAGTTTGTCCTTCCTGCTCTGCTGAAGCACCCTTCTGCTGCTAGGCTTAAACTCCCCCCTCAGTCTCCGTCACCCAAGGGGCTGGTGGTGGGGAGTGGGGAGCGGGTTGTGTTAGTCTCACAAGAGCATTCATACTCACTGCCGCCATCCTCTCTACTATTGGGTTTGTCAGGTTCAATCGTTCAAGTCCCCATTTCGGAGGGACTTCAGCAGCATCGCAAGGATATCTTTGCTGACGGAACTCAAACACTACGGGCCGTCCTGTGTCAGCAGAAGGACCAGAACAGGAAGGAACCGGGATTGGCTCGGGAATCCCTGAGCAAAGGAATCGGGTGCAGGCAGAAGTTCCATCGCTTCCGGCGGTTCATTGAAAAAGATGGCTCAGTTCAAGTGACACGGCTGTGGAAGGAAAACTATAACTTTAATTCAGACAGCAAGTTTACCAACGACCCTAAGGATAAAACAGTTATTAGAGCCCTACATGG CCCATGGGATTTTGACATTACGGACACAAAAGAACAGGTTCAGCTCATTATCCACATGTGGATAGGTCTTTTCTACAGCAGGTCCACTGCGAGGTTCTGCCAGGCAGACTCAAGTCTAACATGTTTGGAAAAAAAGGAATCTATAGAAGTGGCTCATGGAATGGTACCAGCCCAGATTCCACCTGGGACCAAGACAAGTTCCCCTGCTTATATAGCCCTCTCCAGGATACCAGAACCTGACGTTTTGGACCTTAgtaaaatgggtaaaaaaaaagcacAACCATTAAGCCTGGAAGCTGAGGTATTGGACCTTTCAATGAAAACAACCTCAACTGTGCTAGACTCTCTAGACACAGAGTCTAAGCGGAGAATAGATTTGAAAAATCATCCATCATACCTACCAGCATCTGGCCTGCACAAGGAAACCATCTCTTGTCCAAAACAAAGTACAGGTGTTGAGTTAAAG GTTTACAGAGACCGTGTGGACAGCATGATGTCAGAAAAATCAAGTGACCTGGGTGATGATGAAGACTATGAAACCAACAACCATGAGAATGACAGCAAGGGTACCCTCCAAAATGGTGTGTCCCCTTACGAAAGAACTTTGGAAAGTGATCGATCGTACATACTTTTGTGTGAACAGGCAGCAAGTGTGTACATTCATCAAGAAAAGCTCCTGGAGACTCAAACTGCTCAGGTTTTGGAGGGCAACAACAAAAAGCTCCTGGAGACTCAAACTGCTCAGGTTTTGGAGGGCAACAACAAAAAGCTCCTGGAGACTCAAACTGCTCAGGTTTTGGAGGGCAACAACAAAAAGCTCCTGGAGACTCAAACTGCTCAGGTTTTGGAGGGCAACAACAAAAAGCTCCTCcaaagggaggaggagatgacGGGTGATGGAGAACCACACGCAGTGTGTCTTAAAACCATGGGCTCTAAGGATGTCAATAAGGAGCAACAACTTAAAGATAACGATTCGGTCAAAACAATGCCATGCACAGAAGTGCAGATGGATGGTGATGCTGCCAATATGGCTGACACAGTTGAGCGTAATGCAAAGGAAGCCAGAGATGGGGTTCACGTTGTCATCTGTGATGGCAGTGAGTCAAAAGAGGAGATGCACAAAGTAGATCACAACGTGAAGGATTCTGTTGAAGCAGAAAAACCAGAAGCAGTGCATGCTGGGAAAGATACCACAAACAAGAAAATCACTAAAGCACAAACTGCTGTGCATGTTGGGAAGGATTTAATTGATAACGATAAGGCACTCAAAGCAGTGCACAGTGAAAATGTTCCCAGAGATTATGGAAACACCAAAGACCAGGTGCAAACTGCAATGCAGGATGGGAATGATACTAGAGATGAGACCCTACCAGTGGTGATTTGTGGAGAAGATTCAGGAGATAAAACACCACCTGTGGTGTGTGATGGGAACACGTCTGTGGCTGAGACACTACCAGAGATATCACACACTGAAAATGATTCCCAAAAAGCAACACTGGCAGTAGTGCATGGTGGAAATGATCTGAGAGATACGACACTACCTGTGAAATGTAATGGCAAGCTGTACATAGACGTAGAACCCACTGTAGTACATGATATAAATGGTTCCACGGATGAGGAACTACCAATggggcagggtggagatgtttctGCTGGGACTAGCAGAGTACTGCCAGAGATGCATGGTGAGATTAAATGTAAAGATGTACTGCCCACGCAAGTATTTCCAGTATGCGATGGGAACATGCCTTTTGTAGGCGAGTTTGACACACTCATTCAGCCCAATAATGTTTTAGGAGTGGCTAAACATGAAATAAATGAGGCTGATGTACAAACTAAAGAACAGGAAAAAGAATTGATGCAGGGTCAGAGTAAATCTGATGATGTCACAACTCAAAGTTCCACAACATTCCCGCCAGGGTCTCAACATTCTCAAGACGAGACATTAGAAAGATTGACAGGTCAGGTAGAAATACCACTGATTCCCAGGGAAGACATCGCACACACAGATGTTCTACATTTAATAGGTGAGGCATCAGAGATGGCGCAAGGTCAGGTAGAAATTCCATTTATTGGAGTAGAAATACCATTTATTGGAGTAGAGAAGAATAGCCAGGATATCAATCACACAGAGGTGCATGATACTCCCCCAAGTCAGAAAGAGACACTGATCACAGTCTGTGATAGTGCTAATGTGTTATCAGGTGAACTGCTAGCAAAAATATTTTCAAAGGGAACAGAATCTGTCAGTCGATGCCCAACTGTGGATGAGGTGCTGTATGGTTACATCCCCATTCCTGACATCTGCAGTGCCTCCTTGGCCATCTGTGATGCCGATGGGGTCAGCAAACCCCTCAGCACTGGGGAAGGTTACAGCAGATGCCCAATTCCTACAGAAGACGAGCCACCTTTCGTTCCAGGAATTTCTTATAACCATCACACACCAAACACTGTTTTGTTGCCCAATGCGAAAGACACCAACAGTCCCAACCTCGATAGTGGTCTTGCGCTCATTGAAAATGAAAAGGATCATCATGAACCAAGTCTTAGTCTCTATAAAGCTAGGGCTGCTACTGGGTTGCACAATCTGCATAAATCCAGCAACAATAACAAACCAAATAATCTGGAAGCCATTGATAATCGGTTCTCTCAAGTATTGGCTGATCCTCGCAAGAACCCAATCGCCACTAGCACACCTCTCAACACTCCCTCATCTTCTTTAAAGGAAAGAAGCGATTACGATCCATATTCAAATACGCGACTTGCCGCTGTTGAACCAGACCTGCATGCTCATTCAAGTCGCCATTCGCTGCATAGTTTCTCTTACTCGTTTCCCAACACCCACTGTTCCTTAACAGAGAAAGCTGCCTTCTCTGTGCCATCAATCCACCCGGAGGTCCTGTCCAATGAAACAACATTAACTGGGAACTTTAGTGAAATTGCTTTAGAAAGAGAGACTTGCTTGCGTCCTGATTTAAGTGAGCTCATCCTACAGTCCACCCGTCTGAGTATTCCAGCTGGCAGTGGACCTACAGCAGCTTCTCAGAACCTTTCAGTGCACAGTTTTACTCAGCCCCAGCCAAACAGCCAGAAACCTGCCATGATTGTGAATGTCTCCAAGAGTGAGGACAGCAGAGGACAGTACAACTGGGAAGAAGGACAAACAGATATTGACCCTATGTCTTCAGATGTCCTAAAAAGCAAACAAACCGATACCCCTGTCCGCTCAAACACTAATGCTCACCCTTATAACACACAGTATGCAACAGAGATGAGACAGATTGCAGTTTTGCAAGATTATGAGGATGTTATGGCTGATGAGAATGTTatgggtgatgatgaggatgtTATGGGTGAAAATGAGGCACCTTCTGTAGATAAAGACAACATTGAATCCAGTTTAGAGAACAATTGGATATCAGATGACAAACATTTAAGAAGTATATTCCGGTTAAATAAAACAAGACTTGACTTCATCAACTCTTTACGCCAGTCTCAGGAATGGGAGCAAAGGAAATTTGATGGGGTTTTGGACTTCAACAAGCAAGGCACTTCCTCGTCAGTCACCATTCAGTCTGAAGAATCAGACAAACTACTTTCCCATATGGAAGAGAACCAACAGGAGTGGTTAAAGTATTGTAGGGCTAAGAGGAGTGGCAGCCAGATGGATATGACCAAGGAAGAATACTCCTCAGTGGCAAAGCCACGCTTAGTTACCGTTTTGGATCACAAAGGAAACAGAATCACCTATGAAAACTATCCCGTTTTAAAACCTACAGCAAGCATGCACACACGGACAGTTCCTGAATCGAACAGACAGGGCTTGAGCAGTTTTCTGGAGTTCTCCAAGAGGTGGGATGATACACATAACGCTGATGAATCTGATCTTACTCAGTCATCTATGGATCTGGAGACACTCATCTTCTCAGAGAGAATGAACCAGATGCTAAAACATAagggtagtagcagcagcaggtaCATCCGATCGAGACACCGCAGGTCAAACGTAGAAGAAAGAGCTTCCACCAGTAGCCCGGCTGTGACAGTGCACTTTTCCAGTCTACAGGAGGATCAGGACGGCTCCGAGGAGCACTGGGAGCAGATACCATCACTTGCAGGACAAAAGATCAGAGTGGAGATGCCTGAAAGGATGGCTATGCCTGAAGAAACAGATGGAGAACCTCAGCATCTTAAGAAACTTTCGTGTACAAAGGGCAGTGAGATGACGCATGTAAAAGTTTCAGATCTGGTTGTGGATAGTTTCAGGGTGTACCATGCTATGATGACTGAGGTCTGTGCAGGCAAAAAATACCCATCCAGAACTGAGAGACTCAAGAGAGAAGACGCAAAGAGAAACAGTTCGCCAAAGTCTCGAGCTCCAAGCAAAGACAAAGACTTCTGTGGGCAGATGAAGGAGGACATGTATGACAGCCTGCATGATAATCTGAACTCTGTTGTGAGACAGTCATGTAAGAACAAGTTCAGGTTCTACATACTGGTGACATCATCTGACCCATTCTTCAGAGAGACGAAG GAGCTGTTAGAAGCAGAGGGCCACATTGCGGTAGAACAGTCTCAATTCTGCCTTGGAAAGGATAGTCCATTGTGCCCTCTACACATCATCTTAAGGAACGAAGATATTGCTGAACACATTTGTGAG GTCCCTCACTTGCTTGAGTTGAAGAAGTCTCAGAATGTGTTGTTTGCTGGTATTGACCGTCCTGATGACATCGTGAACCTGACCCACCAAGAACTCTTCAGCAAAGGCGGTTTCGTGGTGTTTGAGGGAGCAGCTCTGCACACACTCAGTCTCA